GTCATCACGGTCATGGCGCTGGCGAGCTTGAGGAAGCCACGATTCTTCATGCCGGGGAGATGAGCGAATGATGGCCGAAGTCAAGGTGGGGAGGCGCGGACCCTTCGCCGCGCCCTGATCGCATTGCACAATCCTCGGTGATGGTTATGTTCGGATCATCGGCAACAACAGGAAGGAGGTGATCCAGTGTCTCATTGTCATCAGCCGCGGTCGTCTGCGCGCCGGACCTGGATCGTCGCCTCCGGCTTCACGGCCTGAGCGTACGACGAACACTCCAGGATCGGTGAGATCCTGACAGATCGACACGTCGGACCGCGGTTCGGCAATGGAAGGGCTGCCCTGGCAACGGGGCGGCCCTTCGTCATGTTCGGGACAGCGGCAGTACGTCAGAGGCTGCGCTCCAGCGCCATCACCTCCGCCTCCTTCAGCAGGCGGCGCAGGGTGGCGTTCTCGGCCTCCAGTTCGTGGATGCGGGCGAGCAGCGCCGCCGGGGTGACCTCGGCCCCGGCAGGCGTCGGCCGGGCCGGTTCTTCCGCGAAGGTCACCCCGATGCTGTCGGCCTTGCGCCAGCGCAGGGTCGCCTTGTGGGTGCGGTCCTTGGCCGGGATGATGAGGTCGAAACCATTCGGCAGGGTCGCGGTCTCGCTGAGCATCAGCCGGGCGCCCGAGGCCGAGATGTCGCGGACCAGGCAATCCATGCTGGAATTGCCGTTGTTGAAGACGATGCGTCCCTTCAGGAACGTCCGCAGGCGGGTTTCCCTGCGCAGCTCGGACATGTCGGACATGGCGGCCAGCCCCGTTCGGCCTCGCGGGTTTCGGATGCCCGCGAGACTGCCTCACAGACCTTTAAGGAAGGTTCGCCGTGATCGCCGAGTCGCGCGGAACATGATGCTTCAACCCTGGGCCGAGGCCATGCTCTGGAAGAGGTAGAAGCCGTTGAAGCGCACCGCGGTCGCGGCCGCCGTGCCGTCGAAGCCGGTGGGCTCCGGCGTGCTGCCGTCGAGCTTGCCGCCGAAGGCCCAGCGCGCCTCGGTGACGAAGGCCGGCACGGCGTAATCCTCCGGCACCGCGCAAACGAGGCCGTCGAGACCTTTCAGGCAGAACAGGTTGTAGCTTCG
This sequence is a window from Methylobacterium sp. SyP6R. Protein-coding genes within it:
- a CDS encoding PilZ domain-containing protein — encoded protein: MSELRRETRLRTFLKGRIVFNNGNSSMDCLVRDISASGARLMLSETATLPNGFDLIIPAKDRTHKATLRWRKADSIGVTFAEEPARPTPAGAEVTPAALLARIHELEAENATLRRLLKEAEVMALERSL